The following coding sequences lie in one Streptomyces venezuelae genomic window:
- a CDS encoding Lrp/AsnC family transcriptional regulator has product MADSVALDPVDLHILRVLQNDARTTYRDLAAQVGVAPSTCLDRVTRLRRSGVILGHQLRLDPAKLGRGVEALLSVQVRPHRRDLVGPFVERVRALPESLSLFHLTGPEDFLVHVAVAGPADLQRLVLDKFTARREVARVETRLIFQQWACGPLLPPDSAPGTPQDSPSESW; this is encoded by the coding sequence ATGGCCGATTCCGTCGCACTGGACCCGGTGGATCTCCACATACTGCGCGTGCTGCAGAACGATGCCCGGACCACGTACAGGGACCTGGCGGCGCAGGTCGGTGTCGCGCCGTCGACGTGCCTCGACCGCGTGACGCGGCTGCGGCGTTCCGGGGTGATTCTCGGACATCAGCTGCGCCTGGACCCGGCGAAGCTCGGCCGCGGGGTCGAGGCGCTCCTCTCCGTGCAGGTCCGGCCGCACCGGCGGGATCTCGTCGGCCCGTTCGTGGAGCGCGTCAGGGCGCTTCCGGAGTCGCTGTCCCTGTTCCATCTCACGGGCCCGGAGGACTTCCTGGTGCACGTGGCGGTGGCCGGGCCCGCGGATCTGCAGCGGCTCGTCCTCGACAAGTTCACCGCACGGCGTGAAGTGGCGCGCGTCGAGACCCGGTTGATCTTCCAGCAGTGGGCGTGCGGTCCGCTGCTCCCGCCCGACTCCGCGCCCGGCACCCCGCAGGATTCGCCGAGTGAATCATGGTGA
- a CDS encoding Lrp/AsnC family transcriptional regulator, with protein sequence MTGYSTDATDWRILDVLQREGRASYAELARAVSMSASAVTERVRRLEEAGVIQGYAAVVDPERLGLPILAFVRLRYPNGNYKPFHDLVDATPEILEAHHVTGDDCFVIKVAARSMQHLEEVSGRIGALGSVTTSVVYSSPLPRRPLGR encoded by the coding sequence ATGACCGGTTATTCCACGGACGCCACCGACTGGCGCATCCTCGATGTCCTCCAGCGGGAGGGCCGCGCCAGCTACGCGGAGCTGGCGCGCGCCGTCTCGATGTCCGCGAGCGCCGTCACGGAGCGGGTGCGGCGCCTTGAAGAGGCCGGCGTCATACAGGGATACGCGGCCGTCGTCGACCCGGAGCGGCTCGGTCTGCCCATCCTCGCGTTCGTGCGCCTGCGCTACCCCAACGGCAACTACAAGCCGTTCCACGACCTGGTCGACGCGACCCCGGAGATCCTGGAGGCGCACCACGTCACGGGCGACGACTGCTTCGTCATCAAGGTCGCCGCGCGCTCGATGCAGCACCTGGAAGAGGTGTCGGGCAGGATCGGCGCGCTGGGTTCGGTGACGACGAGCGTCGTCTACTCCTCTCCGCTGCCGCGCAGGCCACTGGGGCGCTGA
- a CDS encoding DUF885 domain-containing protein yields MSATENPHANAAPLPRAVADAYVDELIALDPITGTYLGVEESNSRLPDTSPEGQEALARLARTTLARLDEAERTPGADSEAERRCGRLLRERLTAQLAVHEADEGLRAVGNLDTMPHQVREIFTVSPMETEADWAAIAERLRAVPAAFEGYRASLELGLDRKLFGPPRPTATFIGQLTEWAGETGDHPSGGGWFDDFAAAGPDALCADLDAAARAATASVVALRDWMRDVYAPAIEGAPDIVGRERYARLSRECNGADLDLDEAYAYGWSEFHRLLAEMRTEAEKILPGAATPWVALAHLDEHGTHIEGVEEVRVWLQELMDEAIDALDGTHFELAERVRKVESHIAPPGGAAAPYYTGPSEDFSRPGRTWLPTMGETRFPVYDLVSTWYHEGVPGHHLQLAQWAHVAENLSRYQATVGIVSANAEGWALYAERLMDELGFLTDPERRLGYLDAQMMRALRVIVDIGMHLELEIPADSPFHPGERWTPDLAQEFYDAHCSRSTEYVASEMTRYLTIPGQAIGYKLGERAWLLGRENARSRHGAAFDAKAWHMAALSQGSLGLDDLVEELSGL; encoded by the coding sequence ATGTCAGCCACTGAGAACCCGCATGCGAACGCCGCTCCCCTGCCCCGCGCCGTCGCCGACGCCTACGTCGACGAGCTCATCGCCCTCGACCCCATCACGGGCACCTACCTCGGTGTCGAGGAGAGCAACAGCAGGCTCCCCGACACCTCACCCGAGGGCCAGGAGGCCCTCGCCCGGCTGGCGCGCACGACCCTGGCGCGGCTCGACGAGGCGGAGCGCACGCCCGGTGCGGACAGCGAGGCCGAGCGCCGCTGCGGGCGGCTCCTGCGGGAGCGGCTGACCGCGCAGCTGGCCGTGCACGAGGCCGACGAAGGGCTGCGCGCGGTCGGCAACCTGGACACGATGCCGCATCAGGTACGGGAGATCTTCACGGTCTCCCCCATGGAGACGGAGGCCGACTGGGCGGCGATCGCCGAGCGGCTGCGCGCCGTACCGGCGGCGTTCGAAGGGTACCGGGCCTCCCTCGAACTCGGTCTGGACCGGAAGCTGTTCGGGCCGCCGCGCCCCACCGCCACCTTCATCGGGCAGCTCACCGAGTGGGCGGGTGAGACCGGCGACCACCCGAGCGGGGGCGGCTGGTTCGACGACTTCGCGGCGGCGGGCCCGGACGCCCTGTGCGCCGACCTGGACGCCGCCGCGCGGGCCGCGACCGCGTCGGTCGTGGCGCTGCGCGACTGGATGCGCGACGTGTACGCCCCCGCGATCGAGGGCGCCCCCGACATCGTGGGCCGCGAGCGCTACGCCCGGCTTTCCCGCGAGTGCAACGGCGCCGATCTGGACCTGGACGAGGCGTACGCGTACGGCTGGTCGGAGTTCCACCGGCTGCTCGCGGAGATGCGGACCGAGGCGGAGAAGATCCTGCCCGGCGCGGCCACGCCGTGGGTCGCGCTCGCCCACCTCGACGAGCACGGGACGCACATCGAGGGCGTGGAGGAGGTCCGGGTCTGGCTGCAGGAGCTGATGGACGAGGCGATCGACGCCCTGGACGGCACCCACTTCGAACTCGCCGAGCGCGTGCGGAAGGTGGAGTCCCACATCGCGCCGCCCGGCGGCGCCGCGGCCCCCTACTACACGGGTCCGTCCGAGGACTTCTCGCGGCCTGGCCGTACCTGGCTGCCGACGATGGGCGAGACCCGCTTCCCCGTCTACGACCTCGTCTCCACCTGGTACCACGAGGGCGTGCCCGGCCATCACCTCCAGCTCGCCCAGTGGGCGCACGTGGCGGAGAACCTCTCCCGCTATCAGGCGACCGTCGGCATCGTCAGCGCCAACGCGGAGGGCTGGGCGCTGTACGCGGAGCGGCTGATGGACGAGCTCGGCTTCCTGACCGACCCCGAGCGCAGGCTCGGCTATCTCGACGCTCAGATGATGCGCGCGCTGCGCGTCATCGTCGACATCGGCATGCACCTGGAACTGGAGATTCCGGCCGACTCCCCCTTCCACCCGGGCGAGCGCTGGACGCCGGACCTGGCCCAGGAGTTCTACGACGCGCACTGCAGCCGTTCCACGGAGTACGTGGCCAGCGAGATGACCCGCTATCTGACCATTCCGGGTCAGGCCATCGGGTACAAGCTCGGTGAGCGTGCCTGGCTGCTCGGCCGTGAGAACGCGCGGAGCCGGCACGGCGCCGCCTTCGACGCGAAGGCGTGGCACATGGCCGCCCTGTCGCAGGGCTCCCTGGGCCTTGACGACCTGGTGGAGGAGTTGTCCGGACTCTGA
- a CDS encoding AAA family ATPase → MRLHRLRITAFGPFGTTQDIDFDDLSAAGLFLLHGPTGAGKTSVLDAVCYALYGSVPGARQQSGGQGMTLRSDHAQQGTRTEVCLELTVADRRLEVTRQPPWERPKKRGTGTTTEKAQSWLREYDPGEGTDGGWKALSRSHQEIGEEIVQLLGMSKEQFCQVVLLPQGDFARFLRADAEARGKLLGRLFDTRRFAAVEQRLAEQRRTTEAEVKEGDTALLADAHRMQQAASESGQEAELPLPDLAPGDPGLADAVLTWAAVARAGARERLAVAHSALAAAESAQAGAERRLADVRELDRLQRRFAEAQTRAEQLHARVDEQRGLEERLERARKAEQVAPALGLRDTADAEHRRAAEAEARARGRLPETFASSGATGLAAAARTAAEELGGLASARRAEGRTAEITAERTALDRQERADDELLREASGWLDGWETTRATLQERIESAQEAATRAERLGGLLAPAEARLDAARRRDRLARDAAEAQERALAARESATEAHEHWLALKEQRLTGIAAELAAHLSDGEPCAVCGATEHPAPARKVAGHVDRQAEEAALAAHRRADESRSAAERALGDVRESLAAAKAAARGGSATNPRETAQGEHPGEDPTSAELAASVDTLRREYTEARNEASGLHAARETLARAEREYDRRLAQQQEAARRAASRATLRDALEREQQSLTAELTRARGAAGSVADRAAQLERQAALLTEAADAVRAADDTAERLKTADARLADAAFRAGFDTPTAAAAALLDDAAYRDIQHRIDAWRNDDAAVRSVLAEPDTAAAAQQPPADLRAAGEAAEAAARRLRAAASARDAAARRCAELDRLSARTAAATRRLAPLRAAYDRVARMAGLAAGTSADNERRMRLESYVLAARLEQVAAAATVRLHRMSSGRYTLVHSDDRTGRGRSGLGLHVVDAWTGRERDTATLSGGETFFASLALALGLADVVTDEAGGVRLDTLFIDEGFGSLDDQTLDEVLDVLDSLRERDRSVGIVSHVADLRRRVHAQLEVVKGRAGSAVRQRARS, encoded by the coding sequence ATGAGACTCCACCGCCTCCGCATCACCGCCTTCGGCCCGTTCGGGACGACGCAGGACATCGACTTCGACGACCTCAGCGCCGCGGGTCTCTTCCTCCTGCACGGCCCGACCGGCGCCGGCAAGACCTCGGTCCTGGACGCGGTGTGCTACGCGCTGTACGGCTCGGTGCCGGGCGCCCGGCAGCAGAGCGGCGGCCAGGGCATGACGCTGCGCAGCGACCACGCGCAACAGGGCACGCGCACGGAGGTGTGCCTCGAACTGACCGTCGCCGACCGCCGCCTGGAGGTCACCCGGCAGCCCCCGTGGGAGCGCCCCAAGAAGCGCGGCACGGGCACCACCACGGAGAAGGCGCAGAGCTGGCTGCGCGAGTACGACCCCGGGGAGGGCACGGACGGCGGATGGAAGGCCCTCAGCCGGTCCCACCAGGAGATCGGCGAGGAGATCGTCCAGCTCCTCGGCATGAGCAAGGAACAGTTCTGCCAGGTCGTGCTGCTGCCCCAGGGAGACTTCGCCCGCTTCCTGCGCGCCGACGCCGAGGCCCGCGGCAAACTGCTCGGCCGTCTCTTCGACACGCGCAGGTTCGCCGCCGTGGAACAGCGGCTCGCCGAGCAGCGGCGCACCACCGAGGCCGAGGTCAAGGAGGGCGACACCGCCCTCCTCGCCGACGCGCACCGCATGCAGCAGGCCGCGAGCGAGAGCGGCCAGGAGGCCGAACTGCCCCTGCCCGACCTCGCGCCCGGCGACCCGGGCCTCGCGGACGCCGTCCTCACCTGGGCGGCCGTCGCCCGAGCGGGCGCCAGGGAACGCCTCGCCGTCGCCCACAGCGCGCTCGCCGCCGCCGAATCCGCGCAGGCGGGCGCGGAGCGCCGACTCGCCGACGTACGCGAACTCGACCGGCTGCAGCGCCGGTTCGCCGAGGCACAGACACGCGCCGAGCAGCTCCACGCGCGCGTGGACGAACAGCGCGGCCTCGAAGAGCGCCTCGAACGGGCCCGCAAGGCCGAGCAGGTCGCACCCGCGCTCGGCCTGCGCGACACCGCCGACGCCGAACACCGCCGCGCCGCGGAAGCCGAGGCACGCGCGCGTGGCCGGCTGCCCGAGACGTTCGCGTCGTCCGGCGCGACGGGCCTCGCCGCCGCCGCGCGCACGGCCGCCGAGGAACTGGGCGGCCTGGCATCGGCCCGCCGCGCCGAGGGGCGTACGGCCGAGATCACCGCCGAGCGCACCGCACTGGACCGTCAGGAACGCGCGGACGACGAACTCCTCCGGGAGGCTTCGGGCTGGCTCGACGGCTGGGAGACGACTCGGGCGACGCTGCAGGAACGCATCGAGTCCGCCCAGGAGGCCGCGACCCGCGCCGAACGTCTGGGCGGCCTGCTCGCGCCCGCCGAGGCCCGCCTGGACGCGGCCCGCCGCCGAGACCGGCTCGCCCGGGACGCGGCCGAGGCACAGGAACGCGCCCTCGCCGCCCGCGAGTCCGCCACCGAGGCCCACGAACACTGGCTCGCCCTCAAGGAGCAGCGCCTCACCGGCATCGCCGCCGAACTCGCCGCCCACCTCAGCGACGGCGAACCGTGCGCGGTGTGCGGAGCCACGGAACACCCCGCCCCCGCGCGGAAGGTCGCCGGACACGTGGACCGGCAGGCCGAGGAGGCGGCGCTCGCCGCCCATCGCCGCGCGGACGAATCCCGGTCGGCCGCGGAACGCGCCCTCGGGGACGTCAGGGAGTCCCTGGCCGCGGCGAAGGCCGCCGCGCGGGGCGGCTCGGCGACGAACCCGCGGGAGACCGCGCAGGGCGAGCACCCGGGCGAAGACCCGACCTCCGCCGAACTCGCCGCCTCCGTGGACACGTTGCGCCGCGAGTACACCGAGGCCAGGAACGAGGCTTCGGGGTTGCACGCCGCCCGCGAGACCCTGGCGCGGGCCGAGCGCGAGTACGACCGCAGGCTCGCACAGCAGCAGGAGGCCGCCCGGCGAGCCGCGTCCAGGGCGACCCTGCGCGACGCCCTGGAACGCGAACAGCAGTCCCTCACGGCCGAGTTGACCCGCGCGCGGGGAGCCGCCGGCAGCGTCGCCGACCGCGCCGCCCAGCTGGAGCGGCAGGCCGCGCTGCTCACCGAGGCCGCCGACGCCGTCCGCGCCGCCGACGACACCGCCGAACGCCTCAAGACCGCCGACGCGCGACTCGCCGACGCGGCCTTCCGCGCTGGGTTCGACACGCCGACGGCCGCCGCGGCAGCGCTCCTCGACGACGCCGCGTACCGCGACATCCAGCACCGCATCGACGCCTGGCGGAACGACGACGCCGCCGTGCGCTCCGTCCTCGCCGAACCGGACACGGCCGCCGCCGCCCAGCAGCCGCCCGCCGACCTCCGGGCCGCCGGGGAGGCCGCTGAGGCCGCCGCCCGACGCCTCCGCGCCGCGGCCTCCGCACGCGACGCCGCCGCCCGGCGCTGCGCCGAACTCGACCGGCTCTCCGCCCGCACGGCAGCGGCCACGCGCAGGCTCGCGCCGCTGCGCGCCGCGTACGACCGGGTGGCCCGCATGGCCGGCCTCGCCGCGGGCACGTCGGCCGACAACGAACGCCGGATGCGCCTCGAGTCGTACGTGCTCGCGGCCCGTCTCGAACAAGTGGCCGCGGCCGCGACCGTCCGGCTGCACCGCATGTCGTCCGGCCGTTACACCCTCGTGCACTCCGACGACCGCACCGGGCGCGGCCGTTCGGGCCTCGGGCTCCATGTGGTCGACGCCTGGACGGGCCGCGAGCGCGACACCGCGACCCTCTCCGGCGGCGAGACGTTCTTCGCCTCCCTCGCCCTCGCGCTCGGCCTCGCGGACGTCGTCACCGACGAGGCGGGCGGCGTCCGGCTCGACACGCTCTTCATCGACGAGGGCTTCGGCAGCCTCGACGACCAGACCCTCGACGAGGTCCTCGACGTCCTCGATTCCCTGCGTGAGAGGGACCGCAGCGTCGGCATCGTCAGCCACGTCGCGGACCTGCGGCGACGGGTGCACGCGCAGCTGGAGGTGGTGAAGGGCCGAGCCGGTTCGGCGGTACGCCAACGGGCCCGCTCCTGA
- a CDS encoding exonuclease SbcCD subunit D — translation MRLLHTSDWHLGRSFHRVNMLDAQAAFIGHLLATVRERDVDAVVVAGDVYDRAVPPLAAVELFDDALHRLADLGVPTVMISGNHDSARRLGVGAGLIDRAGIHLRTDPAACAEPVILADSHGDVAFYGLPYLEPALVKDEFAVDKAGHEAVIGAAMERVRADLAARAPGTRSVVLAHAFVSGGQASDSERDITVGGVAAVPAGVFDGVDYAALGHLHGSQTLGERVRYSGSPLPYSFSEADHRKSMWLVDLGPDGHIGAERVDCPVPRALARIRGTLDDLLDDPDLARHEDAWVEATLTDAVRPDDPMARLCERFPHTLSLVFAPDRAPDDPDVSYAQRLQGRSDQQIAEDFVVHVRGAGPDEQEQEVLRSAFDAVRTDATLREVAP, via the coding sequence ATGAGGCTGCTGCACACGTCCGACTGGCATCTGGGCCGCTCGTTCCACCGCGTGAACATGCTCGACGCCCAGGCCGCGTTCATCGGGCACCTGTTGGCGACCGTGCGCGAGCGCGACGTGGACGCCGTCGTGGTGGCCGGGGACGTGTACGACAGGGCGGTGCCCCCGCTCGCGGCCGTCGAGCTCTTCGACGATGCCCTGCACCGGCTCGCCGACCTCGGCGTGCCGACGGTCATGATCTCCGGGAACCACGACTCGGCGCGCCGCCTCGGGGTCGGCGCGGGCCTCATCGACCGCGCGGGCATCCATCTGCGCACCGACCCGGCCGCCTGCGCCGAGCCGGTGATCCTCGCCGACTCCCACGGAGACGTGGCGTTCTACGGCCTGCCCTACCTCGAACCGGCGCTGGTGAAGGACGAGTTCGCGGTGGACAAGGCCGGGCACGAGGCGGTCATCGGCGCCGCCATGGAGCGGGTGCGGGCCGACCTCGCGGCACGCGCGCCCGGCACCCGCTCCGTCGTCCTCGCCCACGCCTTCGTCAGCGGCGGCCAGGCCAGCGACAGCGAGCGGGACATCACCGTCGGCGGAGTGGCGGCCGTACCCGCGGGAGTCTTCGACGGCGTGGACTACGCAGCCCTGGGCCACCTGCACGGCAGCCAGACCCTCGGCGAGCGCGTGCGCTACTCGGGGTCGCCCCTGCCGTACTCGTTCTCCGAGGCCGACCACCGCAAGAGCATGTGGCTCGTCGACCTCGGGCCCGACGGGCACATCGGGGCCGAGCGCGTCGACTGCCCGGTGCCGCGCGCGCTCGCCCGCATCCGGGGCACCCTCGACGACCTGCTCGACGACCCGGACCTCGCCCGCCACGAGGACGCGTGGGTCGAGGCCACCCTCACCGACGCGGTCCGCCCCGACGACCCGATGGCCAGGCTCTGCGAGCGCTTTCCGCACACGCTCAGCCTCGTCTTCGCCCCCGACCGGGCCCCGGACGACCCGGACGTCTCCTACGCCCAGAGGCTCCAGGGCCGCAGCGACCAGCAGATCGCCGAGGACTTCGTGGTCCATGTGCGCGGCGCCGGGCCCGACGAGCAGGAACAGGAAGTGCTGCGTTCGGCGTTCGACGCGGTCCGCACCGACGCCACGCTGCGCGAGGTCGCTCCATGA
- a CDS encoding YigZ family protein, with protein MQDEYRTVAREGVHETEINRSRFLCALAPAATEREAQEFVARIRKEHPTASHNCFAYVIGADASVQKASDDGEPGGTAGVPMLQMLMRRDMRYVAAVVTRYYGGVKLGAGGLIRAYGGSVGEALDALGTVTRRRFRLATVTVDHQRAGKVQNDLRSAGREVRDVRYGDAVTIEIGLPDADVDAFRGWLADATAGSAVLELGGEAYGDA; from the coding sequence ATGCAGGACGAGTACCGCACAGTGGCCCGCGAGGGCGTGCACGAGACCGAGATCAACCGCTCGCGCTTCCTGTGCGCCCTGGCACCCGCGGCCACCGAGCGGGAGGCCCAGGAATTCGTCGCGCGCATCCGCAAGGAGCACCCGACCGCCAGCCACAACTGCTTCGCGTACGTCATCGGGGCCGACGCCTCCGTACAGAAGGCGAGCGACGACGGCGAGCCCGGCGGGACCGCGGGCGTCCCCATGCTGCAGATGCTGATGCGCCGCGACATGCGCTACGTCGCCGCCGTCGTGACCCGCTACTACGGAGGGGTCAAGCTCGGCGCCGGTGGACTCATCCGCGCCTACGGAGGATCGGTCGGCGAGGCGCTCGACGCCCTCGGCACCGTCACCCGCCGCCGCTTCCGGCTCGCCACGGTCACGGTCGACCACCAGCGCGCGGGCAAGGTCCAGAACGATCTGCGGTCGGCGGGCCGCGAGGTGCGCGACGTCCGCTACGGCGACGCCGTCACGATCGAGATCGGGCTGCCCGACGCCGACGTGGACGCCTTCCGCGGCTGGCTCGCGGACGCCACCGCGGGCAGCGCCGTGCTGGAGCTCGGGGGAGAGGCGTACGGGGATGCCTGA
- a CDS encoding trans-sulfuration enzyme family protein, translating into MEANTGTAPHTPSADSASPSRALATEAVHAGRDDLAEMGLHAPPIDLSTTYPSRDSRGEAARIDAFAAEGVLDDGPPVYARLGNPTVARFETALARLEGTESAVAFASGMAALTAVLLVRGSARLRHVVAVRPLYGCSDHLLSAGLVGTEVTWVDPEGIADAIRPDTGLVMVESPANPTLAELDLAAVARACGTVPLLADNTFATPVLQRPAESGARLVLHSATKYLGGHGDVLGGVVACDEELARGLRQVRFATGGVLHPLAGYLLLRGLATLPVRVRAASANAAELARRLAADPRVERVHYPRMGGAMVAFEVRGDPHGVIAGVRLITPAVSLGSVDSLIQHPASISHRVVDAEDRRSAGVGDRLLRMSCGLEDVDDLWRDLDRALGPVPVTIPARAGAQRQALRGAARGRTAAANRPVSRRGGP; encoded by the coding sequence ATGGAAGCGAACACCGGGACAGCACCGCACACACCCTCCGCGGACAGCGCCTCACCGTCACGCGCCCTGGCCACCGAAGCCGTGCACGCGGGACGGGACGATCTGGCCGAAATGGGCCTGCACGCCCCGCCGATCGACCTCTCCACGACCTACCCCTCCCGCGACAGCCGCGGCGAAGCGGCCCGCATCGACGCGTTCGCCGCCGAAGGCGTCCTCGACGACGGGCCGCCGGTCTACGCACGCCTCGGCAATCCGACCGTCGCCCGCTTCGAGACGGCACTCGCCCGCCTCGAAGGCACCGAGAGCGCCGTCGCCTTCGCGAGCGGCATGGCGGCGCTGACCGCGGTGCTCCTCGTACGGGGATCCGCGCGCCTGCGCCATGTCGTGGCCGTCCGGCCGCTGTACGGCTGCAGCGACCACCTGCTCTCCGCGGGACTCGTCGGAACCGAGGTGACCTGGGTGGACCCCGAGGGCATCGCCGACGCCATCCGCCCCGACACCGGCCTGGTCATGGTCGAGTCGCCCGCCAACCCCACGCTCGCCGAACTCGACCTGGCCGCGGTCGCCCGCGCCTGCGGCACCGTCCCGCTGCTCGCCGACAACACCTTCGCGACCCCCGTGCTGCAGCGGCCCGCGGAGAGCGGCGCCCGTCTGGTGCTGCACAGCGCCACCAAGTACCTCGGTGGGCACGGCGACGTCCTCGGCGGCGTGGTCGCGTGCGACGAGGAACTCGCCCGTGGGCTGCGCCAGGTCCGCTTCGCCACGGGCGGGGTGCTGCACCCCCTCGCCGGATACCTGCTGCTGCGCGGCCTGGCCACGCTGCCCGTCCGGGTGCGCGCCGCCTCGGCGAACGCGGCGGAACTGGCACGCCGCCTCGCCGCCGACCCGCGCGTGGAGCGCGTGCACTATCCGCGGATGGGCGGCGCCATGGTCGCCTTCGAGGTGCGCGGCGACCCGCACGGAGTGATCGCAGGCGTACGGCTGATCACCCCTGCGGTCAGCCTCGGCAGCGTCGACTCGCTCATCCAGCACCCGGCATCCATCAGCCACCGGGTGGTGGACGCCGAGGACCGGCGCTCGGCCGGCGTCGGCGACCGGCTGTTGCGCATGTCGTGCGGCCTGGAGGACGTCGACGACCTCTGGCGAGACCTGGACAGGGCGCTCGGCCCCGTCCCGGTCACCATCCCCGCGCGGGCGGGGGCCCAAAGGCAGGCCCTCAGGGGCGCTGCGCGTGGTCGTACGGCAGCCGCGAACCGACCGGTGTCGCGTCGAGGCGGGCCGTGA
- a CDS encoding rhodanese-like domain-containing protein: MNNTNTQLSAPGSAPAPARNAVLRVPPAAPAAAAAYFGASLAFHADVSDVASALAGDGDPGFVVIDTRSTASWDQGHVPGAVHLPTALIPEQAEALLDKAVPVVTYCWGPGCNGATRAALALAQLGYQVKEMLGGFEYWAREGFEFETWEGRERRDADPLTAPLDAGDCGC, encoded by the coding sequence ATGAACAACACGAACACGCAGCTCAGCGCCCCTGGTTCAGCCCCCGCTCCCGCTCGGAACGCGGTCCTGCGGGTGCCGCCCGCCGCGCCGGCCGCGGCCGCCGCGTACTTCGGCGCATCCCTCGCCTTCCACGCCGACGTGTCCGACGTGGCCTCCGCGCTCGCCGGGGACGGCGACCCGGGCTTCGTGGTGATCGACACCCGGTCCACCGCCTCGTGGGACCAGGGGCACGTCCCCGGAGCCGTCCACCTGCCGACCGCCCTCATCCCCGAGCAGGCGGAGGCACTCCTCGACAAGGCGGTGCCGGTCGTCACTTACTGCTGGGGGCCCGGCTGCAACGGCGCGACCCGTGCCGCCCTCGCCCTCGCCCAACTGGGCTACCAGGTCAAGGAGATGCTCGGCGGATTCGAGTACTGGGCGCGCGAAGGGTTCGAGTTCGAGACGTGGGAGGGCCGTGAGCGGCGCGACGCCGACCCGCTCACGGCTCCCCTGGACGCCGGGGACTGCGGCTGCTGA
- a CDS encoding S1 family peptidase — MRISRLVPALAATALAVLGLAPTAAAQSATRAETPAVASTNGPQPIIGGGYASNAPWAARLFSNGRQTCSATIIAPTWILTAKHCVSGGGLSFRIGSLDQTSGGTTANGISVTSHPSSDLSLVRLDRSVPGTYARLGSPGSVSVGQTVQVYGWGATSQCGQEINCQSRLLKVANVVVTGGCRDAYQGQAICARRGDGITAGGDSGGPMMANGAQVGVASTSDRQTTTAYTNVTAYRSWIQSVAGV; from the coding sequence GTGCGAATATCCAGACTCGTCCCCGCGCTCGCGGCCACCGCCCTCGCCGTCCTGGGGCTCGCCCCCACCGCTGCGGCCCAGAGCGCGACGCGCGCGGAAACGCCCGCCGTTGCTTCCACCAATGGACCGCAGCCGATCATCGGCGGCGGCTACGCGAGCAACGCGCCCTGGGCGGCCAGGCTCTTCTCCAACGGCCGGCAGACCTGCAGCGCCACGATCATCGCCCCCACCTGGATCCTCACCGCGAAGCACTGCGTCAGCGGCGGCGGCCTGTCCTTCCGCATCGGCAGCCTCGACCAGACGTCCGGCGGCACCACGGCCAACGGCATCAGCGTCACCAGCCACCCGTCGTCCGACCTGTCCCTGGTCCGCCTGGACCGCTCCGTCCCGGGCACCTACGCGCGCCTCGGCTCCCCCGGCTCGGTGTCGGTGGGCCAGACCGTCCAGGTGTACGGCTGGGGCGCGACGTCCCAGTGCGGGCAGGAGATCAACTGTCAGTCCCGGCTCCTGAAGGTCGCCAACGTCGTCGTGACCGGCGGCTGCCGCGACGCCTACCAGGGCCAGGCCATCTGTGCCCGGCGCGGCGACGGCATCACCGCGGGCGGCGACTCGGGCGGCCCGATGATGGCGAACGGCGCGCAGGTCGGCGTCGCCTCCACCAGTGACCGCCAGACCACGACCGCGTACACGAACGTGACGGCGTACCGCTCCTGGATCCAGAGCGTCGCCGGCGTCTGA